A genome region from Gammaproteobacteria bacterium includes the following:
- a CDS encoding KAP family NTPase produces the protein MKLTVPPIAIADDEGFTDKNDIFKREDFGKRIANLVENSGGDLVLALDAQWGEGKTTFIKQWQGYIGYHRDNKIDSIYFDAFANDYQKDPFLALTTELYEQAITRDKKFEKKFIQIATAVTKSLVRGAVKIGLSTATGGIVSGTALEPTGNDLSQLVSDQVDTIVADRLKNSAQDKRAIENFRDFLKELVNNKPLVFIIDELDRCRPDFALELIEQIKHLFSVPGLTFLLVVNRAQLEEMIKAKYGSGINGAVYLQKFVSIWLALPRRSDDVHDDVTSYVDFCIKAMWIEGEPLDHDGLKVIKDLVRLHQTSNRGIERILTNFAIISNAKPNKHYLAFHFCIGLICFIRSEFPELLTLIKKSHISAEDLFAKLFPVRFDTNQYQSLKDVGILLEILVANVQDRPGLIGRHKAVVDNYGSSSLFKVDILNQVINYFSHISVD, from the coding sequence ATGAAACTAACCGTCCCTCCAATTGCAATTGCAGATGATGAAGGTTTTACCGACAAAAACGATATATTTAAAAGAGAGGACTTCGGGAAACGGATAGCAAACCTAGTGGAAAATTCCGGCGGCGATCTTGTGCTTGCTTTGGATGCTCAATGGGGCGAAGGTAAAACCACTTTCATTAAACAGTGGCAGGGGTATATCGGTTATCACCGGGATAATAAAATCGACTCTATTTACTTTGATGCTTTTGCAAACGATTACCAGAAAGATCCATTTTTAGCGTTGACAACTGAATTATATGAACAAGCCATAACTAGGGATAAAAAGTTCGAGAAAAAGTTTATTCAAATAGCGACCGCAGTAACGAAATCTTTGGTTCGGGGTGCCGTTAAAATAGGTCTGTCGACGGCTACTGGAGGCATAGTGAGCGGGACCGCTCTAGAGCCAACAGGGAATGATCTTTCGCAACTTGTGAGTGACCAAGTCGATACAATCGTAGCTGATCGTTTAAAGAACTCTGCCCAAGATAAACGGGCTATAGAAAATTTCAGAGATTTTCTTAAAGAGTTGGTAAACAATAAACCATTAGTATTTATTATTGATGAGTTGGATCGATGTAGGCCTGATTTTGCACTCGAATTGATAGAGCAAATAAAACATTTGTTCTCTGTACCTGGGTTAACTTTCCTGCTAGTCGTCAATCGTGCACAGCTTGAAGAAATGATTAAAGCTAAATACGGATCTGGTATAAACGGGGCGGTATATTTACAAAAATTTGTATCTATTTGGCTGGCATTACCAAGGCGGTCTGATGATGTTCATGATGATGTAACCAGTTATGTGGATTTTTGTATCAAGGCAATGTGGATCGAAGGCGAACCGCTAGACCATGATGGACTAAAGGTAATAAAGGATTTAGTAAGACTACACCAAACATCCAATAGAGGAATTGAAAGGATTCTAACCAATTTTGCAATAATTAGTAATGCAAAACCGAATAAACATTACCTGGCTTTTCATTTCTGCATTGGGTTAATCTGCTTTATCCGTTCGGAATTTCCTGAGCTGTTGACACTCATTAAAAAAAGTCACATATCAGCTGAGGATCTATTTGCAAAATTGTTCCCGGTGAGGTTTGACACCAATCAATACCAATCGTTGAAAGATGTTGGAATATTGTTGGAGATTCTAGTGGCAAATGTTCAGGATAGGCCCGGCCTTATTGGAAGGCATAAAGCTGTAGTAGATAACTATGGTAGTTCTTCGCTATTTAAGGTAGATATTCTAAACCAGGTAATTAATTACTTTTCTCATATTAGCGTAGACTGA